From the genome of Streptacidiphilus rugosus AM-16, one region includes:
- a CDS encoding tautomerase family protein — protein MRRSRPSRPARQSVHGPEVHVFDGYQTVSCSQSIEHPTREATVPLVRIDASSARTPEVLRAVSDGIHRALVEAIGIPVDDRFQVLTTHPSHEFGFDEHYVTPPLRERRGFS, from the coding sequence GTGCGGCGCTCGCGGCCTTCCCGGCCGGCACGGCAATCGGTCCACGGCCCTGAGGTTCATGTGTTCGACGGGTATCAAACAGTGTCATGTTCGCAATCCATCGAACACCCAACCCGGGAGGCGACCGTGCCACTCGTTCGCATCGACGCCAGCTCCGCCAGGACCCCCGAGGTCCTCCGCGCCGTCTCCGACGGCATCCACCGCGCACTCGTGGAGGCCATCGGCATCCCCGTCGACGACCGCTTCCAGGTCCTCACCACCCACCCCTCCCACGAATTCGGCTTCGACGAGCACTACGTGACTCCTCCCCTGCGTGAACGCCGGGGCTTCTCGTAA
- a CDS encoding TOPRIM nucleotidyl transferase/hydrolase domain-containing protein: MTSQAVVLVEGVSDQVALEVLARRRGRDLVAAGVAVVPMHGITNIGHHLAHYRTLAPGTRIAGLYDEAEERFVLRGLAQVGCERTTPEPDRTWLEARGFFSCSADLEDELIRAVGPETVEGLVAAEGELRSFRTLQKQPALREWSLHDQLRRLMSGRSGGKERYAALMAGAVPLDRVPRPLAQLLARI; encoded by the coding sequence GTGACGTCTCAGGCTGTCGTGCTGGTGGAGGGGGTCAGCGACCAGGTCGCCCTGGAGGTGCTGGCGCGCCGCAGGGGGCGGGACCTTGTCGCCGCCGGGGTCGCCGTGGTGCCCATGCACGGCATCACCAACATCGGGCACCACCTCGCCCACTACCGCACCCTCGCCCCGGGGACGCGCATCGCGGGGCTCTACGACGAGGCCGAGGAGCGGTTCGTGCTCCGCGGCCTCGCGCAGGTCGGATGCGAGCGGACGACCCCCGAGCCGGACAGGACCTGGCTGGAGGCGCGCGGGTTCTTCAGCTGCTCCGCCGACCTGGAGGACGAGCTCATCCGCGCGGTCGGCCCCGAGACGGTGGAAGGCCTCGTCGCCGCCGAGGGTGAGCTGCGCTCCTTCCGTACGCTGCAGAAGCAGCCCGCGTTGCGCGAGTGGAGCCTGCACGACCAGCTGCGCCGGCTGATGAGCGGACGCTCGGGCGGCAAGGAACGCTACGCGGCGCTGATGGCCGGGGCCGTGCCCCTGGACCGGGTGCCGCGCCCCCTGGCCCAGCTGCTGGCCCGGATCTGA
- a CDS encoding ATP-binding cassette domain-containing protein, which yields MTPLVSLAGVGCRYRDHQALSDVTFDIDTPSVTGLLGRNGAGKTTLLRILAGQEFATTGRVHLFGAAPLENDAVLRRTILVREDQIYPDLRVRHAVTAASLLYPNWDAELAGTLLDVYELPPNRPIKKLSRGMRTALGIVIGLAARAEITLFDEPYAGLDAVARALFYDQLLADYTAHPRCIVLSTHLIDEAAELLDRVLVLDHGHLVLDAPAEDVRGTATIVSGLAADVDRFVAGRATLSRRTMGSQARTVMVGRLDDRDREVADHLRLRLEAVTLQQLAVYAAEHDARLGLTPAGAP from the coding sequence ATGACACCGCTGGTCTCGCTCGCCGGAGTCGGCTGCCGCTACCGCGACCACCAGGCCCTCAGCGATGTCACCTTCGACATCGACACCCCGTCCGTCACCGGACTGCTTGGCCGCAACGGAGCCGGAAAGACCACCCTGCTGCGCATCCTGGCGGGCCAGGAGTTCGCCACCACCGGACGCGTCCACTTGTTCGGCGCCGCGCCGCTGGAGAACGACGCCGTGCTGCGCCGGACGATCCTGGTCCGCGAAGACCAGATCTACCCCGACCTGCGCGTGCGTCACGCGGTCACCGCGGCGTCGCTGCTCTACCCCAACTGGGACGCCGAGCTCGCCGGCACCCTCCTCGACGTCTACGAGCTGCCGCCGAACCGGCCCATCAAGAAGCTGTCACGCGGCATGCGCACCGCGCTCGGCATCGTCATCGGGCTCGCCGCCCGCGCCGAGATCACCCTGTTCGACGAGCCGTACGCGGGCCTGGACGCGGTGGCCCGCGCCCTCTTCTACGACCAGTTGCTCGCCGACTACACGGCCCACCCGCGGTGCATCGTGCTCTCCACCCACCTCATCGACGAGGCGGCCGAACTCCTTGACCGCGTCCTGGTCCTGGACCACGGCCACCTCGTCCTGGACGCCCCCGCCGAGGACGTGCGCGGCACCGCCACCATCGTCTCGGGCCTCGCCGCGGACGTGGACCGCTTCGTCGCCGGCCGCGCGACGCTCAGCCGACGCACGATGGGCTCCCAGGCCAGGACGGTGATGGTCGGCCGGCTCGACGACCGCGACCGCGAGGTCGCCGACCACCTCCGGCTCCGCCTCGAGGCCGTCACGCTGCAGCAACTCGCCGTCTACGCGGCCGAGCACGACGCCCGACTCGGACTCACCCCGGCAGGAGCCCCCTGA
- a CDS encoding GntR family transcriptional regulator translates to MMSLPDDGGPIFAQIAAELANQIADGTVAEGERVASTNELASFYRVNPATAARSLTALVDDGLVEKRRGVGMFVVAGAREKLVLARRRRFADRYLRPLAVEAARLGIGPDELLGLVREELASVEVTTGGGA, encoded by the coding sequence ATGATGTCGCTCCCGGACGACGGCGGGCCGATCTTCGCCCAGATCGCCGCCGAACTGGCGAACCAGATCGCCGACGGCACCGTGGCGGAGGGGGAGAGGGTCGCCTCGACCAACGAACTCGCCTCGTTCTACCGCGTCAACCCGGCCACCGCGGCCCGAAGCCTCACCGCCCTCGTCGACGACGGCCTGGTCGAGAAGCGCCGCGGTGTCGGCATGTTCGTCGTGGCCGGCGCGCGGGAGAAGCTCGTCCTGGCCCGCCGGCGTCGCTTCGCCGACCGGTACCTGCGACCGCTCGCGGTCGAGGCGGCCCGCCTCGGCATCGGCCCCGACGAACTGCTCGGCCTGGTCCGCGAGGAGCTCGCCTCCGTCGAGGTGACGACGGGAGGCGGGGCATGA
- a CDS encoding GNAT family N-acetyltransferase produces the protein MPLTTPRLTLRRFRDEDAPALAAYRSEPDVARFKSWEAPVTPLTAQAWVRAFAAASPHAPGPFSYAVELTAERRLIGDVTVDLHQNLRQAELGFTLAAGHQGRGYASEAVRAVLAELFDVRGLHRVSAECDARNTRSAALLERVGFTREGCRRQATWLKNEWTDDLLYGLLASDPRP, from the coding sequence GTGCCCCTCACCACACCCCGGCTCACGCTCCGTCGGTTCCGCGACGAGGACGCCCCGGCGCTCGCCGCGTACCGCTCCGAACCGGACGTGGCCCGCTTCAAGAGCTGGGAGGCGCCGGTCACCCCGCTGACCGCGCAGGCCTGGGTGCGCGCCTTCGCCGCCGCATCCCCGCACGCGCCCGGGCCCTTCTCCTACGCGGTGGAACTGACCGCGGAGCGGCGTCTCATCGGGGACGTCACCGTCGACCTCCACCAGAACCTGCGCCAGGCCGAGCTCGGTTTCACCCTCGCGGCGGGCCACCAGGGCCGCGGCTACGCCTCGGAGGCCGTGCGGGCCGTCCTCGCCGAGCTGTTCGACGTCCGCGGCCTGCACCGTGTCTCCGCCGAGTGCGACGCCCGCAACACCCGCTCGGCCGCGTTGCTGGAACGCGTCGGCTTCACACGGGAGGGCTGCCGCCGCCAGGCCACCTGGCTGAAGAACGAGTGGACGGACGACCTTCTCTACGGCTTGCTGGCGTCCGACCCCCGCCCGTAG